One genomic segment of Drosophila melanogaster chromosome 3R includes these proteins:
- the Art4 gene encoding arginine methyltransferase 4, isoform B produces MSSLRPEEARKLATAASVSPLSNCQFCGVVISSIADEQKLEFTNKYKGSCTLLCSYDSQGVVLRVVSDDDRSHVLKEYMIAADTDAAQMGRRSYAVSLDADNLVLRFASEQDQQLFRKVVENVKHLRPKSVFSQRTEESSASQYFQFYGYLSQQQNMMQDYVRTSTYQRAILGNAVDFQDKIVLDVGAGSGILSFFAVQAGAAKVYAIEASNMAQYAQQLVESNNVQHKISVIPGKIEEIELPEKVDVIISEPMGYMLYNERMLETYLHARKWLKPQGKMYPTHGDLHIAPFSDESLYSEQYNKANFWYQSAFHGVDLTTLHKEGMKEYFRQPIVDTFDIRICMAKSVRHVCDFLNDKEDDLHLISIPLEFHILQTGICHGLAFWFDVEFSGSSQNVWLSTSPTAPLTHWYQVRCLLPMPIFIKQGQTLTGRVLLEANRRQSYDVTIDLHIEGTLISSSNTLDLKNPYFRYTGAPVQAPPGTSTQSPSEQYWTQVDTQGSRNSSSMLNGGISVNGIGEGMDITHGLMHPH; encoded by the exons ATGTCCAGCCTGCGACCCGAGGAGGCCCGAAAACTGGCCACCGCCGCCTCCGTTTCGCCGCTGAGCAATTGCCAATTTTGCGGCGTGGTAATCAGCTCGATTGCCGACGAGCAGAAGCTAGAGTTTACCAACAAATACAAGGGAAGCTGCACGCTGCTCTGCAGCTACGATTCCCAGGGTGTCGTCCTCCGTGTTGTGTCAG ACGACGACCGGAGCCACGTGCTCAAGGAGTACATGATAGCCGCCGATACGGATGCCGCCCAAATGGGACGAAGGAGTTATGCCGTTTCCCTGGACGCCGACAATCTAGTGCTGAGGTTTGCCAGCGAGCAGGACCAGCAGCTCTTCCGCAAAGTGGTGGAGAACGTGAAGCACTTGAGACCCAAGTCCGTGTTCTCGCAGCGCACTGAGGAGTCGTCCGCCTCGCAGTACTTCCAGTTCTACGGCTACCTCAGTCAGCAGCAGAACATGATGCAGGACTATGTAAGGACAAGCACGTATCAGCGGGCCATTCTAGGCAATGCTGTGGATTTTCAGGACAAGATCGTCCTGGATGTGGGCGCCGGCTCGGGCATTCTCTCCTTCTTTGCCGTGCAGGCGGGAGCTGCCAAAGTGTACGCCATTGAGGCTTCCAACATGGCCCAGTACGCCCAGCAGCTGGTTGAGTCCAACAATGTGCAGCATAAGATCTCTGTGATACCGGGGAAGATCGAGGAGATCGAGCTGCCCGAGAAAGTGGACGTTATCATATCAGAGCCTATGGGCTATATGCTGTACAACGAGCGCATGTTGGAGACCTATCTGCATGCCAGAAAGTGGCTCAAGCCGCAAGGAAAGATGTACCCCACGCACGGCGACTTGCACATAGCACCCTTTTCGGACGAATCGCTCTACTCGGAACAATATAACAAGGCCAACTTCTGGTACCAGTCGGCGTTCCACGGCGTTGACCTTACCACGCTGCACAAAGAGGGCATGAAGGAGTACTTCCGACAGCCCATTGTGGACACCTTCGACATCCGCATATGCATGGCCAAGTCGGTGCGGCACGTGTGCGACTTTCTCAACGATAAGGAGGACGATCTGCATTTGATAA GCATCCCCCTGGAGTTTCACATTCTGCAAACTGGCATCTGCCATGGGCTGGCCTTTTGGTTTGATGTGGAGTTTAGCGGCAGCAGCCAGAATGTGTGGCTCTCAACGTCGCCCACAGCGCCTCTGACACATTGGTATCAGGTTCGCTGCCTTCTGCCCATGCCCATCTTTATTAAGCAGGGCCAGACGCTGACCGGCCGTGTCTTACTGGAGGCCAATCGGCGGCAGTCGTATGACGTGACCATCGACCTACACATCGAAGGCACGCTGATTTCGTCGAGCAACACCCTGGACCTTAAGAATCCGTATTTTCGGTACACGGGGGCCCCGGTCCAGGCACCGCCGGGGACTAGTACCCAAAGTCCATCTGAGCAGTACTGGACACAAGTGGACACGCAAGGATCACGCAATT CTTCAAGCATGCTAAATGGAGGGATCAGCGTGAACGGAATAGGCGAAGGCATGGACATCACTCATGGACTTATGCATCCGCACTAG